One window of the Rufibacter radiotolerans genome contains the following:
- a CDS encoding transporter has translation MKKTILLLYIGFLPLAALAQETSSTDPEFETDRADRTDASSLVPRGYFQLETGFQFMRNKQEGLEDRQWLYPQALFRTGIFKAAEFRLEATYRTEESRLGEALLRQDKGLSTVRVGTKVKAIGSQGARPEVSVMAMLELPLAKDAFEPENVAPELKLLFTNSLSDKWKLQYNAGFRREPEDGEMENKVLFSASLGGKLSEKLSLFAEFAGEKPKDGSVKNVVDTGFQYLLLPNLQLDAIVGKGVSSQAPDLFVGGGLSVRLPR, from the coding sequence ATGAAAAAAACGATACTCCTCCTGTACATAGGTTTCCTTCCGTTGGCCGCGCTGGCTCAGGAAACCAGTTCCACAGATCCTGAATTTGAAACAGACCGCGCCGACCGCACCGATGCCTCCAGCCTGGTACCCAGGGGCTATTTCCAGCTGGAGACCGGGTTCCAGTTCATGAGAAACAAACAAGAGGGTTTGGAAGACCGGCAATGGTTGTATCCGCAGGCCTTGTTCAGGACCGGCATTTTCAAGGCCGCCGAGTTCCGCCTGGAAGCCACTTACCGCACCGAAGAGTCACGGTTAGGGGAAGCGCTTCTGCGCCAGGACAAAGGCCTGAGCACCGTGCGGGTAGGTACTAAGGTGAAAGCCATTGGCAGCCAGGGCGCCCGGCCCGAGGTATCGGTGATGGCCATGCTGGAGTTACCCCTGGCCAAAGACGCCTTTGAACCTGAAAATGTAGCCCCTGAACTAAAACTCCTCTTTACCAACAGCCTCTCAGACAAGTGGAAACTCCAGTACAACGCGGGTTTCCGGCGGGAGCCCGAAGACGGGGAAATGGAGAACAAGGTATTGTTTTCTGCCTCCTTGGGCGGGAAGCTCAGTGAGAAACTTTCGCTCTTCGCGGAATTTGCCGGGGAGAAACCAAAGGACGGTTCAGTAAAGAATGTGGTGGACACCGGGTTTCAGTATCTGTTGTTGCCTAATCTTCAGCTAGACGCTATAGTGGGCAAAGGAGTGTCGTCGCAGGCCCCCGATCTTTTTGTGGGCGGAGGCTTGAGCGTCCGGTTACCACGGTAA